In Argiope bruennichi chromosome X1, qqArgBrue1.1, whole genome shotgun sequence, a single window of DNA contains:
- the LOC129958279 gene encoding pancreatic lipase-related protein 2-like translates to MYPLLCICLFLGFQHVRSFTLESNLSSNVTSFDYEPAVNQEQEYQHASIGSKTCMRDLGCFEITRDFFHPVYRPVNFLPHDRTTINTKFLLYTKEHPKEYDEIHPNDPEDIKDSDLNPDHRTIFIVHGFIDSRFYGKWMEVVKDNLLLHNNYNVIIVDWSGGNGAPYTQATANTRVVGAEIALLIRKLQKLKGVSPMNCHIVGHSLGAHVAGYAGLRLNKLGRITGLDPAQPYFQYMPPSVRLDQTDADFVDVIHTDSGSYKFLPLGMSQSVGHVDFYPNNGLSQPGCTYSTIHSILLEGLVDAARRFVSCNHQRAVDFFTYSINYKKALPVAYHCTTWEDYINGLCADCGKNDTRCAVLGMQAEQYKPNKNDSRSVKMYLATSSSAPFWEYSYQIQVKLRKPQTSFSDNTGQIQLKIQGTRNIYDLQLSPKNGNLIHGATYTFLLREQKHLGKLTSIIFSWSSSSWNFFKTHTIHLDYVKIRPMNVNNQKKQKMESKKFCDKLGQAIKSKQEVFLDECK, encoded by the exons ATGTATCCTCTTCTGtgtatttgtctttttttagGTTTTCAACACGTTCGTTCATTTACATTGGAAAGTAATTTGAGCAGTAACGTAACAAGTTTTGATTATGAGCCTGCTGTAAATCAAGAGCAAGAATATCAACATGCAAGTATag gTTCAAAAACATGCATGAGAGATCTTGGATGCTTCGAAATCACAAGGGATTTTTTTCATCCAGTGTATCGACCAGTAAATTTTCTGCCGCACGACCGAACAACTATCAATACGAAGTTTTTACTCTACACAAAGGAACATCCGAAAGAATATGATGAGATTCATCCGAACGATCCCGAAGATATAAAGGATTCAGACCTAAATCCGGATCATCGAACAATATTCATAGTCCATGGATTCATTGACAGCAGATTTTATGGGAAATGGATGgag gTAGTAAAAGATAATCTTTTACTTCATAACAATTATAATGTCATAATTGTTGACTGGAGTGGAGGCAATGGTGCTCCGTACACTCAAGCTACAGCTAATACACGGGTGGTTGGAGCTGAGATTGCTTTATTAATCCGAAAATTAcaa AAGCTAAAAGGTGTATCTCCTATGAACTGCCATATCGTCGGCCACAGTCTTGGAGCTCATGTAGCTGGATATGCAGGACTAAGATTAAATAAGTTGGGACGTATCACAG gTTTGGACCCAGCTCAACCTTACTTTCAGTACATGCCGCCATCTGTTAGACTCGATCAAACAGATGCTGACTTTGTTGACGTCATTCATACGGATTCAGGATCGTACAAATTTCTAC cATTGGGGATGTCTCAATCTGTTGGTCATGTAGACTTCTATCCAAACAATGGACTGAGTCAACCAGGTTGCACGTATTCAACAATTCATTCAATATTATTGGAAGGATTAGTTGATg CTGCCAGACGTTTCGTGTCTTGCAACCATCAAAGGGCTGTCGACTTTTTTACATATTCCATCAACTACAAAAAGGCTTTACCAGTTGCTTATCATTGTACAACATGGGAAGACTATATAAATGGTCTCTGTGCTGACTGCGGTAAGAACGATACTCGGTGTGCCGTCTTGGGTATGCAAGCGGAGCAGTACAAGCCCAATAAAAATGATTCACGTTCAGTAAAAATGTACCTCGCTACATCATCTTCTGCACCATTTTGGG AATATTCCTACCAAATTCAAGTTAAACTGCGAAAGCCACAGACATCATTTTCAGATAATACAGGtcaaattcaattgaaaatccaaggaacaagaaatatttatgatCTTCAGCTTTCACCCAA aaatggaaatttaattcatGGCGCAACTTATACTTTCCTCTTACGTGAGCAAAAACATCTAGGAAAATTAACCAGTATAATCTTCAGCTGGTCAAGTTCATCATGGAATTTCTTCAAAACACATACTATACACCTGGATTATGTGAAAATAAGACCAATGAATGTTAATAACCAAAA GAAACAGAAAATGGAGTCAAAGAAGTTTTGTGATAAATTAGGACAAGCCATTAAATCAAAACAGGAGGTTTTTCTGGACGAATGTAAATAA